The Bradyrhizobium sp. WBAH42 genome includes a window with the following:
- a CDS encoding peptidase domain-containing ABC transporter, whose amino-acid sequence MSLRISAEIDAAGGAKDRVADAPAPGLSTQTALECLSKVSSHHGIDLPVERLKHAYAVAGPLSLNLLLRMAKDAGLRARSTKLDWSALIRLGEAYPALARLANGNWIAVLGAGRRTDGTEVVSIFDPLADRKHEVLVVDRDRFCAQWAGDTILIKREQLTQDGRRSFGLRWFVPELLLQWRLFRDVAIAAILLYALGLVVPIFFQLVIDKVLVHESFTTLYVLAAGAAVALVFDAIFGFLRRYLLLYATNRVDIRVATKTFGHLLGLPVTFFEHMAAGVLVKHMQQAARIREFLTGRLFLTTLDALSLFVFLPVLALYSVKLTLMVLAFTAASGAVVGLLMGPFRRRLYDLYQAEGARQALLVETVHGMRTVKSLGMEPAQSRVWDSRCAQSVTMRFGVEKISAGAQALTGFLEKIMTLGIISVGALDVFAGEMTIGALVAFNMLAGRVSGPLVQLVTMVHEYQEVALAVKMLGEVMNQKPERDGRKDGLRPNLAGKIEFESVSFRYGSDGSPALDDVSFTVEPGSIFGIVGRSGSGKTTLTRLISGMYPVQQGLLRIDGYDSRELDLAHLRRNLGIVLQDNFLFRGTVRDNIACVKRDATFAEVVAAAQLAGADEFIERLPRGFDTMLEEDASNLSGGQKQRLAIARALIVNPRILILDEATSALDSESEMIIRRNLRRLAAGRTVIIVSHRLSMLTEASQILVMDRGRIVDVDRHDHLLSKCTIYRHLWNQQMKQIA is encoded by the coding sequence ATGTCTCTTCGAATTTCCGCTGAAATCGATGCCGCTGGCGGCGCGAAGGACCGGGTTGCTGACGCGCCCGCACCCGGATTGTCAACCCAGACGGCATTGGAATGCCTGTCCAAGGTATCCAGTCACCATGGCATAGATCTGCCGGTCGAGCGCTTGAAGCACGCCTATGCGGTAGCCGGCCCGCTCTCGTTGAATCTCCTGTTGCGCATGGCGAAGGATGCAGGCCTGCGCGCGAGAAGCACGAAGCTCGATTGGAGCGCACTGATTCGTCTCGGAGAGGCCTATCCTGCGCTGGCGAGGCTCGCCAATGGCAACTGGATCGCCGTCCTTGGTGCGGGGCGGCGAACTGATGGCACCGAGGTCGTCAGCATCTTCGACCCGCTCGCCGACCGCAAGCACGAGGTCTTGGTTGTCGACCGCGATCGCTTCTGTGCGCAGTGGGCCGGTGACACGATCCTGATCAAGCGCGAGCAGTTGACACAGGATGGTCGAAGGAGTTTCGGCCTCCGGTGGTTCGTGCCGGAACTGCTTCTTCAATGGCGGCTGTTCAGGGACGTCGCCATTGCCGCCATCCTGCTCTATGCGTTGGGCCTCGTCGTCCCGATCTTTTTCCAGCTCGTCATCGACAAGGTTTTGGTTCACGAGAGCTTCACCACTCTGTACGTACTCGCGGCAGGCGCGGCCGTGGCGCTCGTCTTTGACGCGATATTCGGCTTTCTGCGGCGCTACTTGCTGCTATATGCGACCAACAGAGTCGACATTCGCGTTGCGACGAAGACGTTCGGTCATCTCCTCGGGCTGCCGGTCACGTTTTTCGAACATATGGCCGCGGGGGTTCTGGTCAAGCACATGCAACAAGCGGCGCGGATCCGTGAGTTTCTGACTGGCCGCCTGTTTTTGACGACCCTCGATGCGCTCTCGTTGTTCGTCTTCCTGCCGGTCCTTGCGCTGTACAGCGTCAAATTGACTTTGATGGTCCTGGCCTTCACCGCCGCGAGCGGCGCTGTTGTCGGCCTGCTCATGGGTCCATTTCGGCGACGACTGTACGATCTATACCAAGCGGAAGGTGCGCGGCAGGCTCTCCTCGTCGAAACAGTTCACGGCATGCGCACCGTGAAATCGCTGGGGATGGAGCCAGCGCAGAGCAGGGTTTGGGATAGCCGCTGCGCGCAGTCCGTGACCATGCGATTTGGTGTCGAGAAGATTTCCGCAGGCGCCCAGGCGCTCACCGGATTTCTCGAGAAGATCATGACGCTTGGAATCATTTCTGTCGGAGCACTCGATGTCTTCGCTGGAGAAATGACCATCGGCGCTCTGGTTGCTTTCAACATGTTGGCCGGCAGGGTCTCCGGACCGCTGGTCCAGCTCGTGACCATGGTGCACGAGTACCAGGAAGTGGCTCTTGCCGTGAAAATGCTCGGCGAGGTGATGAATCAGAAGCCTGAGCGCGACGGTCGGAAAGATGGGCTGCGGCCCAACCTTGCCGGCAAAATCGAGTTCGAAAGTGTCTCTTTTCGCTACGGATCCGACGGATCGCCGGCCCTTGATGATGTCTCCTTCACCGTCGAGCCAGGATCGATCTTCGGGATCGTGGGACGGAGCGGCTCAGGCAAGACGACTCTCACCAGGCTGATTTCGGGCATGTATCCGGTGCAGCAGGGGCTCCTGCGCATCGACGGATATGACTCGAGGGAGCTCGACCTCGCGCATCTGCGCCGAAACCTTGGAATCGTCCTGCAAGATAACTTCCTGTTTCGCGGGACGGTTCGCGACAATATCGCCTGCGTGAAACGTGATGCCACCTTTGCCGAGGTCGTCGCTGCAGCGCAGCTCGCAGGCGCCGACGAGTTCATCGAACGGTTGCCGCGTGGCTTCGACACCATGCTTGAGGAAGATGCCTCGAACCTGTCCGGCGGGCAGAAGCAGCGGCTCGCGATTGCGAGAGCTCTGATCGTCAATCCAAGGATCTTGATTTTGGATGAAGCGACGAGTGCCCTCGATTCCGAAAGCGAAATGATCATCAGGCGCAATCTCCGCCGCTTGGCGGCAGGGCGTACTGTCATCATCGTCTCGCATCGGTTGTCGATGCTCACTGAAGCAAGCCAGATACTGGTGATGGACCGCGGCCGAATCGTCGATGTGGATCGCCACGACCACCTCCTGTCGAAATGCACAATTTACAGGCACTTGTGGAATCAACAGATGAAGCAGATTGCATGA
- a CDS encoding HlyD family type I secretion periplasmic adaptor subunit, which translates to MRETGPSRADVKPTALVPARPVERRRKLFRPGPRRAPVIAEFQSDATELEQQAPPRLARFTLYGVLALIAFAVIWASVSQVEMIVTAQGKLTTTRPNLVVQPLETSVIREIHVKAGDRVNRGDVLATLDPTFSQADFDQLRGRVAGFDASIDRLSAELNGIEYAVKELTNSDQILQGKLFLQRRAAYEAQIQNYDAQIASAQANLKTAQNEEAVLLQRLDTMRSIEAMRTTLMDKEVGSRLNFLLSRDARLEVESNLARVRGSIADSTHRLEKARADRKVFAEEFRRTTYQELVETLPKRNSAAEELKKAELRRQLIVLQAPADAVVLDIANRTVGSVVREAETLFVLVPRDVPLQAEVNVEGRDIGQVTLGQSVRIKFEAFPFQKYGTATGEVRVISQDTFSPDTKAEGARRAPAPYYRVLVDLSDTHLRLPAERIQLIPGMAVTAELKVGRRTVISYFLYPLLRGLDESIREY; encoded by the coding sequence ATGAGGGAGACAGGGCCATCACGCGCGGATGTGAAGCCGACCGCTCTTGTTCCGGCCAGGCCGGTCGAGCGCCGCCGCAAGCTATTCAGGCCAGGGCCGAGGCGAGCGCCAGTCATCGCCGAATTCCAGTCCGATGCCACCGAACTCGAGCAGCAAGCGCCACCGCGGCTCGCGCGTTTCACCCTTTACGGCGTACTTGCACTGATTGCTTTCGCGGTCATCTGGGCTTCCGTTTCGCAGGTGGAGATGATCGTCACGGCGCAGGGAAAACTCACCACGACGCGTCCCAACCTGGTTGTGCAGCCGTTGGAAACGTCGGTCATACGCGAGATCCACGTCAAGGCCGGTGATCGCGTCAACCGCGGCGACGTTCTGGCGACCCTCGATCCGACGTTTTCGCAGGCGGATTTCGACCAACTGCGCGGCAGAGTGGCTGGATTCGATGCGTCGATCGATCGTCTGAGCGCTGAATTGAATGGAATCGAGTACGCCGTCAAGGAGCTGACGAATTCGGATCAGATCCTGCAAGGCAAGTTGTTCTTGCAGAGGAGAGCCGCCTACGAGGCGCAGATCCAGAACTACGACGCACAGATCGCTTCCGCGCAAGCCAATCTCAAGACAGCACAGAATGAAGAGGCGGTTCTCCTTCAGCGGCTCGACACGATGCGTTCGATTGAAGCGATGCGAACCACGCTGATGGACAAAGAGGTCGGTTCGAGGCTGAACTTCCTACTGTCTCGCGATGCACGGCTCGAGGTCGAAAGCAATCTGGCGCGTGTTCGCGGCAGTATCGCCGATAGTACCCATCGGCTGGAGAAGGCACGCGCCGATCGGAAAGTATTCGCCGAGGAGTTTCGTCGCACCACCTATCAGGAACTGGTGGAGACGCTGCCGAAGCGCAATAGCGCAGCAGAGGAATTGAAGAAGGCCGAGCTTCGTCGACAGTTGATCGTCCTGCAGGCGCCGGCAGATGCCGTGGTGCTGGATATCGCGAACCGGACCGTCGGCTCGGTGGTTCGCGAAGCCGAAACGCTGTTCGTCCTGGTTCCGCGCGACGTTCCGCTTCAGGCGGAGGTCAACGTCGAGGGCCGGGATATCGGTCAGGTGACGCTCGGACAGTCGGTTCGGATCAAGTTCGAAGCGTTTCCCTTCCAGAAGTATGGAACTGCAACGGGAGAAGTCCGCGTCATCAGTCAGGATACGTTCTCGCCGGATACGAAGGCCGAAGGTGCGCGCCGCGCGCCAGCTCCCTATTACCGCGTACTGGTCGATTTGTCGGACACGCACCTTCGGCTTCCGGCTGAGCGCATCCAACTGATTCCGGGTATGGCGGTGACGGCCGAACTGAAAGTCGGCAGGCGCACCGTGATTTCGTACTTCCTTTATCCGCTGCTGCGCGGATTGGATGAAAGCATTCGAGAATACTAA
- a CDS encoding glycosyltransferase family 2 protein, whose protein sequence is MISVIIPHLNQSDALEVCLRTLDAQSLSRQAFEVIVVDNGSSTPPTDIVAGHPGVRLQHESQPGPGPARNAGVAAANGEILAFIDADCRAHPDWLSSVVKWSNLSPAGTVLGGDVRIWRAENAELDAIAAYESVFAYRFKLYIERHGYSGTGNMAVFRRDFDRVGPFAGIEVAEDMEWGERALRAGLRFRYTPEMIVFHPARSSLQELYAKWDRHIAHYRNMAEGKPVWQLRWLAQALLVFASLAPNAVTVLTSDRLHGSGVRLKAIAVLCAVRAHRAMTMLSHLRSRRAVAWNR, encoded by the coding sequence GTGATTTCAGTCATTATTCCGCATCTGAACCAGTCTGATGCGCTGGAAGTCTGTTTGCGCACCCTGGACGCGCAGAGCCTGTCTCGTCAGGCGTTCGAGGTCATCGTGGTGGACAACGGCTCGTCAACGCCCCCAACGGACATCGTTGCCGGCCATCCTGGTGTACGGCTGCAGCACGAATCGCAGCCGGGTCCGGGACCGGCGCGAAACGCAGGCGTCGCTGCGGCCAACGGCGAGATCCTCGCCTTCATCGATGCCGACTGCAGGGCGCATCCGGATTGGCTGAGCAGCGTGGTGAAATGGTCCAACTTGTCGCCGGCGGGCACAGTTCTCGGGGGCGACGTTCGCATTTGGCGCGCGGAAAATGCGGAGCTCGATGCCATTGCGGCTTACGAGAGCGTCTTCGCTTATCGCTTCAAACTCTATATTGAGCGCCACGGTTATTCCGGCACTGGCAACATGGCGGTGTTTCGCCGCGATTTCGATCGCGTCGGCCCTTTTGCTGGCATCGAGGTCGCCGAAGATATGGAGTGGGGAGAGCGTGCGTTGCGTGCGGGGCTTCGGTTTCGATACACCCCCGAGATGATCGTCTTCCACCCGGCCCGGAGCTCTCTGCAGGAGCTCTACGCCAAATGGGATCGACACATCGCGCACTATCGCAACATGGCGGAAGGCAAACCTGTTTGGCAATTGCGCTGGCTCGCGCAAGCCTTGCTCGTCTTCGCATCTCTCGCGCCAAACGCTGTGACCGTGCTGACCAGCGACCGTCTGCATGGCAGCGGCGTCCGCCTCAAAGCCATTGCCGTATTGTGTGCCGTCCGGGCGCACCGCGCCATGACGATGCTCTCGCACCTACGGAGCAGGCGAGCAGTAGCCTGGAATCGTTAG
- a CDS encoding WecB/TagA/CpsF family glycosyltransferase, which yields MRASFLGCPVDLLTMAETVDLARGAMHSRIRLQHVALNVAKFVNMRADPVLAADVANSDIVGLDGMGIVWGARALGLPATSRVAGVDLLAELLAVCAREGFKPYFLGATPDVLHQAMQNARESHPSLVFAGWHDGYFKREQENDVVRDIQSSGADCLFIGMPTPRKERFLAAHRDNLGVPFIMGVGGAFDVLAGTVRRAPVQVQKLGLEWLYRIYQEPGRMWWRYAKTNTLFAGVLAHALIRQGLRHPLGAPGAVPPGPSRIGG from the coding sequence ATGCGCGCCTCGTTCCTGGGATGTCCCGTCGACCTGCTGACAATGGCAGAAACCGTGGATCTTGCGCGCGGGGCGATGCACAGCCGGATAAGGCTGCAACATGTGGCGCTGAACGTCGCCAAATTCGTCAATATGAGGGCTGATCCGGTGCTCGCGGCCGACGTCGCCAACAGCGATATCGTCGGCCTGGACGGCATGGGAATCGTTTGGGGCGCTCGAGCGCTGGGGCTTCCGGCCACGTCGCGCGTCGCGGGCGTGGATCTCCTCGCCGAGTTGCTCGCAGTATGCGCGCGCGAAGGCTTCAAACCTTATTTCCTGGGAGCGACTCCCGACGTACTGCACCAGGCGATGCAGAACGCGCGCGAGAGCCATCCCTCACTTGTCTTTGCGGGCTGGCACGACGGCTATTTCAAGCGCGAGCAGGAGAATGACGTCGTGCGGGACATCCAGTCCAGCGGCGCCGATTGCCTTTTCATCGGCATGCCGACGCCCCGGAAGGAGCGCTTTCTGGCCGCTCACCGCGACAATCTCGGCGTACCTTTCATCATGGGCGTGGGTGGTGCATTCGACGTTCTGGCAGGCACCGTTCGGCGCGCGCCGGTCCAGGTTCAGAAGCTCGGCCTCGAATGGCTGTACCGGATCTATCAAGAGCCTGGGCGGATGTGGTGGCGATACGCCAAAACGAACACGCTGTTTGCGGGCGTCCTGGCGCACGCGCTCATCAGGCAGGGGCTTCGGCACCCGCTCGGTGCGCCCGGCGCCGTTCCCCCTGGTCCGAGCCGGATCGGGGGGTGA
- the wecB gene encoding non-hydrolyzing UDP-N-acetylglucosamine 2-epimerase translates to MRKHFFILLGTRPEAIKLFPVINRLKAEKRKDISVTICATAQHRQLLDQVLKLANVVPDFDLNVMTTNQTLDHLTARLLGQVGELLEKVKPTRVIVQGDTATAMTGALASYYHRIPVSHIEAGLRSGDIFAPWPEEVNRKIVGSIADQHFAPTERAARALRSENVADDRIHVTGNTVVDALILAKAMVESDPGLACRWDGIKQRHGNRRIILVTCHRRENFGGGVTNIVNALETILQREDVAVVLPVHPNPNVRDLFASRLSDHPRVVLISPQEYTDFVSLLSMSYLVLTDSGGVQEEAPTFGKPVLVMRETTERPEGVEAGTARLVGANYDRIVAETFRLLDDDETYAAMARSHNPFGDGHASERIVKVLLDA, encoded by the coding sequence GTGCGCAAGCATTTTTTCATCCTTCTGGGAACCCGTCCGGAAGCAATCAAGCTCTTTCCGGTCATCAACCGGCTCAAGGCCGAGAAGCGTAAGGACATCTCCGTAACGATATGTGCGACCGCACAGCATCGGCAGCTGCTTGATCAAGTCCTCAAGTTGGCCAATGTGGTTCCGGATTTTGATCTCAACGTCATGACGACAAATCAGACGCTGGATCATCTGACCGCCCGGCTGCTCGGACAAGTCGGCGAACTCCTCGAAAAAGTGAAGCCCACCAGGGTCATTGTCCAGGGCGACACCGCGACTGCTATGACGGGTGCACTGGCATCCTACTATCACCGTATACCGGTCTCGCATATCGAGGCCGGACTGCGCAGCGGCGACATCTTCGCTCCATGGCCGGAGGAGGTGAACCGCAAGATCGTCGGCTCGATCGCCGATCAACATTTTGCCCCGACAGAGCGCGCCGCCCGAGCGTTGCGTTCTGAGAACGTCGCCGACGATCGCATTCACGTCACCGGAAACACGGTGGTGGACGCTCTCATCCTCGCGAAAGCGATGGTCGAATCCGATCCGGGACTGGCGTGCCGCTGGGACGGCATCAAGCAGCGTCACGGCAATCGGCGCATCATCCTGGTGACCTGCCACCGCAGGGAAAATTTCGGTGGCGGCGTGACCAACATCGTGAACGCGTTGGAGACCATCCTGCAGCGGGAGGACGTCGCCGTGGTGCTGCCCGTGCACCCGAATCCGAATGTCCGAGACCTGTTTGCGTCTCGGTTGTCGGATCACCCGCGGGTTGTCCTCATTTCTCCTCAGGAATACACGGATTTCGTGAGCCTGCTCTCGATGTCATATCTGGTTCTGACAGATTCAGGCGGCGTCCAGGAGGAGGCCCCCACCTTCGGGAAGCCGGTCCTGGTGATGCGCGAAACAACCGAGCGTCCCGAGGGCGTGGAAGCGGGAACGGCGCGCCTGGTCGGCGCCAATTACGACAGGATCGTTGCAGAGACATTTCGCCTCCTTGACGATGACGAGACCTATGCTGCCATGGCGCGTTCGCACAATCCGTTTGGTGACGGGCACGCGAGCGAGCGGATCGTGAAGGTGCTTCTCGATGCCTGA
- the wecC gene encoding UDP-N-acetyl-D-mannosamine dehydrogenase gives MPEFQKINVVGLGYIGLPTAALIASRGLQVVGIDTNERIVDTVASGKIHIAEPDLDGLVSKVVSSGALTTSRKPQPADVFIIAVPTPIDHEHRPDLASVNAAVENIIDLLAPGNLVILESTSPIGTTEAIAKRIVERRPELHIGVNGRDDGAIYVAYCPERVLPGRILTELINNDRCIGGITPTCTRRAQRFYKMFVRGACVGTTARAAELVKLTENAFRDTNIAFANELSLICDRFDINVWEVIDIANRHPRVNVLRPGPGVGGHCIAVDPWFIIDSAPDLARVMRTSRDVNNAKTRKIIEHAEALIDDHPYANVACCGLTFKANVDDVRESPALEIAMHLAAKYGERIKVVEPNLRRLPSQLADYRVAFVTIDEALRSCEIAVLLVDHDEFKMVPLAERRHLDVIDTRGIWQDMPART, from the coding sequence ATGCCTGAATTCCAGAAGATAAATGTCGTTGGGCTTGGTTATATCGGGCTGCCGACCGCGGCTTTGATCGCGAGCCGTGGACTGCAGGTGGTTGGCATCGATACAAACGAACGCATTGTCGACACCGTTGCGTCTGGCAAAATTCACATCGCCGAGCCCGATCTGGACGGTCTCGTCTCCAAGGTCGTGTCAAGCGGTGCGCTCACGACGTCCAGAAAGCCGCAGCCGGCCGACGTGTTCATCATCGCGGTGCCGACCCCGATCGACCACGAGCACCGTCCAGACTTGGCGAGCGTCAACGCCGCAGTCGAAAACATCATAGATCTTCTCGCGCCAGGTAATCTTGTCATTCTTGAATCGACGTCGCCGATCGGGACAACCGAAGCCATCGCAAAGCGGATCGTTGAACGCAGGCCAGAGCTGCACATAGGCGTCAACGGCAGGGACGACGGGGCGATCTACGTCGCATACTGTCCAGAACGCGTGTTGCCGGGAAGGATCCTGACCGAGCTCATCAACAATGACAGGTGCATTGGCGGGATCACGCCAACCTGCACGCGGCGTGCTCAACGTTTCTACAAGATGTTCGTTCGCGGCGCTTGCGTCGGCACCACGGCGCGCGCGGCCGAGTTGGTCAAGCTGACTGAAAACGCCTTCCGCGACACCAACATAGCATTTGCCAACGAACTCTCGTTGATTTGCGACCGGTTCGACATCAACGTCTGGGAGGTGATTGATATCGCCAACCGTCATCCTCGCGTAAACGTACTGCGGCCGGGCCCTGGTGTGGGCGGGCACTGCATTGCGGTCGATCCCTGGTTCATCATTGACTCTGCGCCCGATCTCGCGCGTGTGATGCGGACAAGCCGCGACGTGAACAACGCCAAGACACGGAAGATCATCGAGCACGCAGAGGCGCTGATCGACGATCATCCCTACGCGAACGTTGCCTGTTGCGGATTGACGTTCAAGGCGAATGTCGACGACGTGCGTGAAAGCCCGGCTTTGGAGATTGCTATGCATCTCGCGGCCAAATACGGCGAACGGATCAAGGTTGTCGAACCGAATCTGCGCCGTCTGCCGTCTCAGTTGGCCGATTATCGCGTCGCATTCGTGACCATCGACGAAGCCCTGCGCAGCTGCGAAATTGCGGTCCTGCTCGTTGATCACGATGAATTCAAAATGGTGCCATTGGCCGAGCGCCGGCACCTCGACGTCATCGATACGCGAGGCATTTGGCAGGATATGCCCGCGCGCACCTAA
- a CDS encoding Gfo/Idh/MocA family protein, whose product MRDSQLGIGVVGYGYWGPNLVRNFSINPAARVVGVSDLDPGRLAAIRQLYPGVATTARYDDLLKDSLIDAIAIATPVHTHYELAMAALRAGKHVLVEKPLAPSAELVSRLIDEADRRGLTLMVDHTFLYTPAVQKIRELLLKRELGDIYYYDSIRSSLGLFQRDVNVIWDLAVHDISIIHHILDQEPVAVSATGSCHVVGSPENMAHITLFFANACVAHVSVNWLSPVKVRQTFIGGSKKMIVYDDLEPTEKVKVYDKGITLDRPPESAHQFRIGYRAGDMWAPHISPKEALQTEVEHFVDCVRTGTKPISSGMSGLRVIEVLEAASRSIAKQGRPIPIRQLPRILPEETRATA is encoded by the coding sequence ATGCGAGATAGTCAGCTGGGAATCGGGGTCGTCGGCTACGGCTATTGGGGCCCCAATCTCGTTCGCAATTTCTCGATCAATCCCGCCGCCCGCGTTGTCGGCGTCAGCGACCTTGATCCAGGTAGGCTGGCCGCCATCAGGCAGCTGTACCCAGGGGTAGCGACCACCGCTCGATATGACGATCTGCTGAAGGACTCCTTGATCGACGCAATCGCCATCGCTACGCCGGTGCACACGCATTACGAGCTGGCAATGGCGGCGTTGAGAGCTGGCAAGCACGTGTTGGTCGAGAAACCACTTGCGCCGAGCGCGGAGCTGGTGTCCCGCTTAATCGACGAGGCGGACCGGCGCGGATTGACGCTGATGGTCGATCATACCTTTCTCTATACTCCGGCGGTCCAGAAGATTCGTGAGCTCCTGCTGAAGAGAGAGCTCGGGGACATCTACTACTACGATAGCATACGCTCGAGCCTCGGACTGTTTCAAAGAGATGTAAACGTGATCTGGGATCTGGCGGTACACGACATCTCGATCATCCATCATATCCTCGATCAAGAGCCGGTTGCGGTCTCGGCGACGGGCTCGTGCCATGTTGTCGGTTCGCCGGAGAACATGGCCCATATCACTTTGTTCTTTGCCAACGCATGCGTGGCTCACGTCAGCGTCAACTGGCTCTCGCCTGTCAAGGTGCGGCAGACGTTCATTGGAGGCAGCAAGAAGATGATCGTCTACGACGATCTCGAGCCGACCGAGAAGGTTAAGGTCTACGACAAGGGAATTACACTCGATAGGCCTCCCGAGAGTGCACATCAGTTCCGGATCGGATATCGCGCTGGTGACATGTGGGCTCCGCATATCTCGCCCAAGGAGGCGCTGCAAACGGAGGTCGAGCATTTTGTCGACTGCGTCCGCACGGGGACGAAGCCGATTTCCAGTGGCATGTCGGGGCTGCGGGTGATCGAGGTGCTCGAAGCAGCTTCTCGTTCGATCGCCAAACAGGGCAGGCCAATCCCGATCAGGCAGTTGCCGCGTATACTACCGGAGGAGACCCGGGCCACGGCTTGA
- a CDS encoding oligosaccharide flippase family protein, producing MNSVHRSVLFSGVDRYAALVLFVVSTAVLSRLLTPSEFGVFAVVNALTAIVAAAFQEFGGANYLIQKHELSRGTIRTAFTVILGVSLAVALILLASADVVSQLFGQDSLRRGIQVSTLNLLLLPVSGTLIALFRRDMQFGTLAICNLASNMTVALVSIGLAVLNFSYMAPIWGGVAGSIVLTATLLGSYQDFGVLRPSLSEYRDVLRFGLYSSGVSAINIFYNLAPQLFLAKILDFSAVGLYSRATSLTQVFDRLVTQVLNPVIMPAIVTRRATGADLKGVYLDAVQLLSAVQWPFLTFVAIMAKPIVLIWLGQAWLEVVPLVRILCLANLALFAACLTYPVFLAVGGVRDALVSSFISLPPSLLALLGASFFGVEAVAACALLTLPFQAAVAIYYLSRHLALRPREFGRAVLKSGVVTMATASGVAACAVLIETGILNFFVGLLSAFVVAAFCWGWGLIVTRHPLLQHLRQAAAGLVEMAPRLRPSRSVL from the coding sequence ATGAATTCAGTGCATCGTTCGGTTCTATTTTCTGGGGTGGACCGCTATGCCGCCCTTGTGCTGTTCGTTGTCTCGACCGCGGTGCTCTCGCGTCTGCTGACGCCGAGCGAGTTCGGGGTCTTTGCGGTTGTCAACGCGCTTACCGCTATTGTCGCAGCCGCATTTCAGGAATTTGGAGGGGCGAACTACCTGATTCAGAAGCATGAGTTGTCGCGCGGAACCATTCGCACGGCGTTCACTGTGATCTTGGGGGTCTCGCTGGCAGTTGCCCTGATCCTGTTAGCCTCGGCCGACGTCGTATCGCAACTCTTTGGGCAGGACAGCCTGAGGCGAGGTATCCAGGTTTCTACGCTTAACCTTCTCCTTCTGCCGGTCTCCGGAACTTTGATCGCCTTGTTTCGCCGTGACATGCAGTTTGGGACGCTCGCGATCTGCAATCTTGCAAGCAACATGACGGTTGCGCTGGTTTCGATCGGACTGGCGGTATTGAACTTCAGCTATATGGCTCCGATCTGGGGTGGTGTGGCGGGGAGCATCGTTCTCACGGCTACGCTGCTGGGCTCCTATCAGGATTTCGGCGTGTTGCGCCCTTCGCTATCGGAATACCGCGACGTCCTCAGATTCGGTCTCTATTCCAGCGGCGTCAGTGCCATCAATATCTTCTACAACCTCGCCCCCCAGCTCTTTCTCGCAAAGATTCTCGATTTTTCTGCTGTAGGTCTCTATAGCCGGGCCACCAGCCTTACCCAGGTTTTTGACAGGCTCGTCACGCAGGTGCTGAACCCGGTCATCATGCCGGCGATCGTGACGAGGCGTGCAACCGGGGCAGATCTAAAGGGCGTATATCTGGACGCGGTCCAACTGCTTTCCGCAGTGCAGTGGCCGTTCCTCACATTCGTAGCGATTATGGCAAAACCGATCGTTTTGATCTGGCTTGGTCAGGCTTGGCTGGAGGTCGTGCCGTTAGTGCGCATTCTCTGCCTCGCAAATCTGGCATTGTTCGCTGCGTGCCTGACTTATCCTGTGTTCCTGGCGGTTGGTGGCGTGCGTGACGCGCTTGTCTCGTCCTTCATCTCGCTGCCACCGTCGCTCCTTGCGCTCCTGGGCGCGTCCTTCTTTGGCGTGGAGGCAGTCGCGGCGTGCGCGTTGCTAACCTTGCCGTTCCAAGCGGCAGTAGCGATATACTATCTCAGTCGGCATCTTGCGCTGCGGCCGCGCGAGTTTGGCCGTGCCGTTCTGAAGAGCGGTGTCGTCACGATGGCGACCGCCTCGGGCGTAGCCGCCTGTGCGGTGTTGATCGAGACAGGAATTCTCAATTTCTTCGTCGGCCTTCTGTCAGCGTTTGTGGTCGCCGCCTTCTGCTGGGGGTGGGGACTGATCGTCACAAGGCACCCTCTGCTGCAGCACCTTCGTCAAGCGGCCGCGGGTCTCGTCGAGATGGCGCCCAGGCTGCGCCCGTCACGCTCAGTACTGTAA